The genomic window GAGCGACTGTTCGGTTTTGATATCGTTTTTTACAAAAGCATCTTTCAAGAACTTAAAAAATATATCGCGGTCGGCTCCGCGCACAATAGCGCGTTCGTGGGATTCGGATAAGACGACGGGATATCCGCGCCCCTTATCGACTTGATCGACAATCGCGGCGTGTACGAGATCGAGCAACTCGCGGTCTTCGGCAACCCATTCGGGGATTTCGACGCGCCCAATTTCCCAACCCGTATGCACGTAAAAAAAGCAGATGCGGTGGGGACCGTAGTCCTCGAGAATTTTAGACGCGCTGCGATAAACACCACTGCGCTCGCCGCGTTTGAGTTTGCGGGCATACAGCATATCGTCAGTAACGCCGGCGATGGGCTCACAGGGAATGGGCGCAGGTGTTTCGGAATCCCCATCAAGATCGAGAAGATGCTGCGCCTCGGCTGCTTTCCACGGGCACTTGTCGCAGTTGGGAGGCTGTTCGGGACAGAGACCCACGCGCAGGGCATTGAGCACATCGGCGCTGCCGGGATCTGAAATATACCCGGCAATGGGAACGCGGAGTTCGCGCAGACGCTCGAAACCGGCGAGTGTGGTCTGAAGGGTTTCGCGGCGGAAATCGTAGGGTTTGCCTTCGAGCATCCACAAAATCAGGGTTCCATCGGTCAGCCCAACACAGGTTCGGCCCTCTGCGTGTGCCTGAGCAGAAAGCGCGACGACCTTTTCGAGTTCCATAGCATTGCGCCGCACACCAACGACTTCGCGGGTGATTGGACTGCGCTTACCCGCCCATTCTTGATAGAGATCGTCTTCATCGTAGAAAAGCGTTGGTTCGCTGTTTAATACAGGGCGTTCTCCCGTGCCGTAATGAATGACGACATAGCCAATATTGATCAGAAAACAATTGGCAACTTCGTGCCGATCGGGAAATATCTGAGACCCGTCGGCGGCAATAACGGTGAGTTCTTTTGGACGATCGGGATTTGGACACGCCTCGGTAATCGGCCCACCGAGTTGGGCAACCAGCCAGGAGGTACGGCTGCGCGCAATTTTAATACCCAGAGTTTCCCATGCATCTTCCCAGCGATCCATTTCGGAACACG from Gemmatimonadota bacterium includes these protein-coding regions:
- a CDS encoding DNA double-strand break repair nuclease NurA; translation: MLDYGLLKRQIDQMAVDASTLQDDFFARIDLACSEMDRWEDAWETLGIKIARSRTSWLVAQLGGPITEACPNPDRPKELTVIAADGSQIFPDRHEVANCFLINIGYVVIHYGTGERPVLNSEPTLFYDEDDLYQEWAGKRSPITREVVGVRRNAMELEKVVALSAQAHAEGRTCVGLTDGTLILWMLEGKPYDFRRETLQTTLAGFERLRELRVPIAGYISDPGSADVLNALRVGLCPEQPPNCDKCPWKAAEAQHLLDLDGDSETPAPIPCEPIAGVTDDMLYARKLKRGERSGVYRSASKILEDYGPHRICFFYVHTGWEIGRVEIPEWVAEDRELLDLVHAAIVDQVDKGRGYPVVLSESHERAIVRGADRDIFFKFLKDAFVKNDIKTEQSLKQLKKMAAAV